Proteins encoded together in one Yersinia mollaretii ATCC 43969 window:
- the lsrK gene encoding autoinducer-2 kinase produces MNQFSTTSPLGDYLMALDAGTGSVRAVIFDLHGNQIAAGQAEWLHLPVPDVPGSMEFDLTTNWKLTCQCIRQALHLAGLPASAIRAVAACSMREGIVLYDRSGKPIWACANVDARASREVSELKELHDNGFEFEVYQCSGQTLALSAMPRLLWLAHYRPDIYRQAGTLTMISDWLANMLSGELAVDPSNAGTTGMLDLVTRNWQPNLLEMAGLRADILSPVKETGTLLGHVTAQAAEECGLRVGTPVVMGGGDVQLGCLGLGVVKPGQTAVLGGTFWQQVVNLPQPMTDPNMNTRINPHVIPGMVQAESISFFTGLTMRWFRDAFCAEEKLLAQRLGIDTYSLLEDMAARVPAGAYGVMPIFSDVMRFKSWYHAAPSFINLSLDPEKCNKATLFRALEENAAIVSACNLAQIAEFSGVKASSVVFAGGGSKGKLWSQILADVTGIPVRVPVVKEATALGCAIAAGVGVGLYEALDTTGERLVRWEREYTPNTEHRALYQAAKTNWQAVYTDQLTLVDSGLTTSLWKAPGVK; encoded by the coding sequence ATGAATCAATTCTCTACGACTTCCCCATTGGGTGATTATCTGATGGCTTTGGATGCGGGCACGGGCAGTGTTCGGGCGGTCATCTTTGACCTTCATGGCAATCAGATTGCCGCTGGGCAGGCGGAGTGGCTGCATCTGCCCGTGCCGGATGTGCCGGGGTCGATGGAGTTTGATTTAACCACCAACTGGAAGCTAACCTGTCAGTGTATCCGTCAGGCACTGCATCTGGCAGGATTGCCCGCCAGCGCTATCCGCGCAGTGGCCGCGTGCTCAATGCGCGAGGGGATTGTGCTCTATGACCGCAGCGGCAAACCCATCTGGGCCTGCGCCAATGTGGATGCACGCGCCAGCCGCGAAGTCAGCGAGTTGAAAGAGCTGCATGATAACGGCTTTGAATTTGAGGTTTATCAGTGCTCTGGCCAGACACTGGCGCTGAGCGCCATGCCACGGCTATTGTGGTTGGCTCATTATCGGCCCGATATCTATCGTCAGGCGGGGACACTGACCATGATTAGCGACTGGCTGGCCAATATGCTCAGTGGCGAACTGGCGGTTGATCCCTCCAATGCGGGTACCACGGGCATGCTGGATTTAGTTACCCGCAACTGGCAGCCTAACTTGCTGGAGATGGCGGGATTACGTGCCGATATCTTATCGCCGGTCAAAGAGACGGGGACGTTGCTCGGCCATGTCACGGCGCAAGCCGCCGAAGAGTGTGGTTTGCGGGTGGGAACACCAGTGGTGATGGGCGGCGGTGATGTACAACTCGGCTGCTTAGGGTTAGGGGTGGTGAAACCGGGGCAGACGGCAGTGTTGGGCGGCACTTTTTGGCAGCAGGTGGTGAACTTGCCTCAGCCGATGACTGACCCCAATATGAACACGCGGATTAACCCTCATGTCATTCCCGGCATGGTGCAAGCCGAATCCATCAGCTTCTTTACCGGCCTGACCATGCGCTGGTTCCGTGATGCTTTTTGCGCGGAAGAGAAGTTGCTGGCGCAGCGGCTGGGCATTGATACCTACAGTTTGCTGGAAGATATGGCGGCCAGAGTTCCTGCGGGCGCTTATGGCGTCATGCCAATTTTCTCTGATGTGATGCGCTTTAAATCTTGGTATCACGCCGCGCCCTCCTTTATTAACCTCTCACTCGACCCTGAAAAGTGTAACAAAGCCACCCTGTTCCGCGCATTAGAGGAGAATGCGGCGATAGTCTCGGCCTGCAATTTGGCGCAAATTGCTGAATTCTCTGGGGTCAAAGCCTCCTCGGTGGTGTTTGCGGGCGGTGGCTCAAAAGGCAAACTGTGGAGCCAGATTTTGGCTGATGTGACGGGTATTCCCGTCCGCGTGCCAGTGGTGAAAGAGGCCACTGCCTTGGGCTGTGCGATTGCGGCAGGGGTGGGGGTCGGGCTGTATGAGGCGCTGGATACGACCGGTGAGCGGCTGGTGCGCTGGGAGCGGGAGTATACGCCCAACACCGAACATCGAGCGCTCTATCAGGCGGCCAAAACCAATTGGCAAGCGGTGTATACCGACCAGTTGACGCTGGTGGACAGCGGGTTAACGACGTCGCTATGGAAGGCTCCGGGGGTTAAATAA
- the rfaQ gene encoding putative lipopolysaccharide heptosyltransferase III — MMNTSNKTESPAGQLSAPAHSGIHLPEILREKENVKRILVIKLRHFGDVLLMTPLLSTLKANYPQAKIDVLLYGGTQEMLRENSAVNHAFIVDRGLKHAGFTAQISGEKALFTALKAHHYDLILNLSDQWRAAAYCRLLKPGFSIGFHYPKRDTWLWRYCHSTLVEIPHAAERHTVLNNLDILAPLQLTDIITDVTMSYGPQDIERVKQLCLQRNIHDYLLIQPSARWKFKTWASESFSQLINHLTEQGETVLLTGGKDQTELDYIAEIIAGCAQPEKVINLAGLLALPELAVLIDNAKLFIGVDSVAMHMAAALQTPAVVLFGPSNLNQWHPWQAPHTLLWAGHYRTLPHPNEIDTDTTDRYLNAIPVNEVIEAVDAWRVAKGH; from the coding sequence ATGATGAATACATCAAATAAGACAGAATCGCCTGCCGGGCAACTTTCGGCTCCTGCTCACTCCGGTATCCACTTACCCGAGATATTGCGGGAGAAAGAGAATGTTAAGCGCATTTTAGTGATTAAATTACGCCATTTCGGCGATGTTCTCTTAATGACGCCTCTCCTGAGCACACTAAAAGCCAACTACCCACAGGCAAAAATTGATGTTCTGCTGTATGGCGGTACGCAGGAGATGCTGCGGGAGAATAGCGCCGTCAATCATGCGTTTATAGTTGATCGTGGCCTCAAACATGCGGGCTTTACCGCACAAATCAGCGGCGAAAAAGCCCTGTTTACCGCATTGAAAGCGCACCATTATGATCTCATTCTCAATTTATCTGATCAGTGGCGCGCCGCCGCCTATTGCCGCTTACTCAAACCGGGCTTCAGTATCGGTTTTCACTACCCAAAGCGGGACACTTGGCTATGGCGCTACTGCCACTCCACCTTAGTTGAGATCCCCCATGCTGCCGAACGGCACACGGTGCTCAATAATCTCGATATCCTCGCGCCACTGCAACTGACTGACATCATCACGGATGTCACCATGTCCTATGGCCCACAGGATATTGAGCGGGTAAAACAGCTATGCCTACAGCGCAATATCCACGATTATCTCTTGATTCAGCCCTCTGCCCGCTGGAAGTTCAAAACGTGGGCCAGTGAGTCATTCAGTCAACTGATCAACCATCTCACTGAACAAGGTGAAACGGTATTGCTGACGGGGGGTAAAGATCAGACTGAACTGGACTATATCGCCGAGATTATTGCTGGATGCGCGCAACCCGAAAAAGTGATCAATTTGGCGGGCCTGTTGGCGCTGCCAGAACTGGCGGTATTGATTGATAACGCTAAGCTATTTATTGGTGTCGATTCAGTCGCAATGCATATGGCCGCGGCCTTACAAACCCCCGCCGTGGTGCTCTTTGGCCCCAGTAACCTTAACCAGTGGCATCCGTGGCAGGCCCCGCACACCCTGTTATGGGCTGGGCACTACCGAACTTTGCCACACCCCAATGAGATAGACACCGATACCACCGATCGTTATCTGAACGCCATTCCGGTGAATGAGGTGATAGAAGCAGTGGATGCCTGGCGAGTCGCCAAAGGCCATTGA
- a CDS encoding O-antigen ligase family protein, producing the protein MTTLSPAHPVNHRSEMLSRFAALLLGIGLATNNQLMNISLVLIVISLIINRKTLDIKSFLTSPLVYLPAVMFALLALSLLYQHNSYGPDMVGKYKKLLYVLPLALFFVHQPQLIKRFCAGFLVANAVILAGTLMVGVLHIPLSGVDPTNPTIFKLQITQNFFMALAALLWLALAFNSQGWKRWGYGLLVVAASYSILFLILGRTGYVALVVGLGVWLFFSLGNRQRLTLVVLGIVAFTALVFIPNKATDRIVQGVNEIKVCVAASSGDAYEACSSSMGQRSAFAIEASRLIKEAPILGHGAGGFYYGNPETGYSVNNPHNEYLIETIHSGVIGLLIFLAWIVCCYRVIWQQTPLLRNVLLAVLTSYMACNFFNSFLLDSSEGHLFMIFVAILAGYSVAGSQPVSDKRLTK; encoded by the coding sequence ATGACAACTTTATCACCGGCACATCCGGTCAATCATCGCAGTGAGATGCTGAGTCGTTTCGCGGCACTCCTGTTGGGTATTGGTTTAGCAACAAATAATCAGCTGATGAATATTTCATTGGTGCTGATTGTTATCAGCCTGATTATTAATAGAAAAACACTGGATATTAAATCATTCCTCACCAGTCCACTGGTCTATCTACCGGCGGTGATGTTTGCCCTGCTGGCGCTCTCGTTGCTGTATCAGCACAACAGCTATGGCCCTGATATGGTAGGGAAATATAAAAAACTGCTCTATGTGCTGCCATTGGCTCTGTTCTTTGTGCACCAGCCACAGTTGATTAAACGGTTTTGTGCCGGTTTTCTGGTCGCCAATGCGGTGATATTGGCCGGAACATTAATGGTTGGGGTGTTGCATATTCCGCTGAGCGGCGTCGATCCGACCAATCCCACCATCTTTAAACTGCAAATTACCCAAAACTTCTTTATGGCACTGGCGGCTTTACTTTGGTTGGCGCTAGCGTTCAACAGTCAGGGCTGGAAGCGCTGGGGTTATGGCCTACTGGTGGTCGCGGCCAGTTACAGCATTCTGTTCTTGATACTGGGCAGAACCGGTTATGTGGCGCTGGTAGTAGGGTTAGGTGTGTGGCTCTTCTTCTCGCTGGGCAATCGGCAGCGGTTGACCTTAGTGGTGCTCGGTATCGTGGCTTTCACCGCCTTGGTCTTTATCCCCAATAAAGCAACTGACCGTATCGTGCAGGGCGTGAATGAAATAAAAGTCTGTGTTGCCGCGTCATCAGGTGATGCCTATGAGGCTTGCAGCTCCTCAATGGGGCAGCGTTCCGCTTTTGCCATTGAGGCCAGCCGGTTAATTAAGGAAGCCCCTATTTTAGGTCATGGTGCGGGGGGATTTTATTATGGAAACCCGGAAACTGGCTATTCAGTGAATAACCCACATAATGAATATCTTATCGAAACAATTCATTCAGGAGTCATTGGTCTGTTGATATTCCTGGCGTGGATTGTTTGTTGCTATCGCGTCATTTGGCAACAAACCCCGCTGTTACGTAATGTGCTACTGGCGGTATTGACCAGCTATATGGCGTGTAACTTCTTCAACTCATTCCTGCTGGATTCATCTGAAGGCCATCTGTTTATGATTTTCGTGGCGATTCTGGCGGGTTATTCCGTCGCGGGTTCTCAGCCAGTATCGGATAAGCGGCTGACGAAATAG
- a CDS encoding amino acid permease → MANSSANKLSLPALTSLVVGSMIGAGIFSLPATFGRATGGFGALIAWCIAGGGMLMLAFVFQTLAQRKPNLDSGVFIYAKEGFGDYLGFASALGFWAGTCIGNVSYFVLIKSTLGAFFPIFGDGNTIPAVLVASVILWGFHILILRGVKEAAAINTIATFAKIIPIFIFVIVLIFAFKGDVFALNFWGTPDVVKSVDLSHLNDYGYVGHAAAVMPVVAEPESLFSQVRSTMLVTVFVFLGIEGASVYSRYAKERSHVGIATVLGFIGVLCLLVLITMLSYGVLLRPDLAALRQPSMAGVLEAIVGRWGAIFISIGLIISVLGAYLSWSLLAAEVLFSAAKSKSMPKVFGTENSNAVPSAAVWLTNIFIQVFLILTLFTDYAFQLALELTSSLTLIPYLLVGAYGLKLAWTGETYETNKQGHRKDLIFALIATFYSALMIYAGGMKYLLLSAIIYGPGTILYLIAKREQHQKAFNSYERILFIVLIVAAVAAIYSIATGIITI, encoded by the coding sequence ATGGCCAATTCATCTGCGAATAAATTATCTTTACCGGCCCTAACCTCATTAGTGGTTGGGTCAATGATCGGGGCGGGTATATTTTCATTACCCGCGACATTTGGACGAGCGACGGGGGGATTTGGCGCACTTATTGCCTGGTGTATCGCCGGCGGTGGGATGTTAATGCTGGCTTTTGTTTTTCAAACATTGGCGCAGCGCAAACCTAATCTTGATTCCGGTGTATTCATTTACGCCAAAGAGGGCTTCGGAGATTATCTTGGTTTTGCCTCGGCATTAGGTTTTTGGGCCGGGACCTGTATTGGTAACGTCTCTTACTTCGTGCTGATCAAATCAACGCTCGGGGCATTCTTCCCAATATTTGGTGATGGCAATACTATTCCCGCGGTATTAGTCGCCTCCGTTATTTTATGGGGATTCCATATCCTGATATTGCGGGGGGTTAAAGAAGCCGCTGCCATTAATACCATTGCCACCTTCGCAAAAATAATTCCCATCTTCATTTTCGTCATCGTGCTGATCTTTGCCTTTAAAGGCGATGTGTTCGCACTGAACTTCTGGGGTACACCTGATGTGGTGAAGAGTGTTGATCTCTCACACCTAAATGATTACGGCTATGTTGGTCATGCGGCGGCAGTCATGCCGGTGGTAGCTGAACCTGAGTCTCTCTTCTCCCAAGTCCGTAGCACTATGCTGGTCACCGTCTTTGTCTTCTTAGGCATCGAAGGGGCGAGTGTCTATTCACGTTATGCCAAAGAGCGCAGCCATGTGGGTATCGCTACCGTGCTGGGTTTCATCGGTGTGCTCTGTCTGTTGGTGCTGATTACCATGTTGTCTTACGGCGTGCTGCTGCGCCCTGATCTGGCGGCATTACGTCAGCCATCCATGGCGGGTGTACTGGAAGCTATCGTCGGCCGCTGGGGGGCGATCTTCATCAGTATTGGCCTGATTATCTCGGTATTGGGGGCTTATTTATCCTGGTCACTGTTGGCTGCGGAAGTGTTGTTCTCTGCCGCCAAGAGTAAAAGCATGCCCAAAGTCTTCGGCACGGAAAACAGCAATGCTGTCCCTTCTGCGGCGGTTTGGCTGACCAATATCTTTATTCAAGTGTTCTTAATTCTGACACTGTTTACTGATTATGCTTTCCAATTGGCCTTGGAGTTAACCAGCTCACTCACCTTGATTCCTTATTTGTTGGTGGGGGCTTACGGGTTAAAACTGGCATGGACCGGTGAAACTTACGAAACCAACAAACAAGGTCACAGAAAAGATCTCATTTTTGCCCTGATTGCGACTTTCTACTCTGCACTGATGATCTACGCCGGTGGCATGAAATACCTGTTGCTGTCGGCCATTATTTACGGCCCAGGCACAATTTTGTATCTCATTGCCAAACGTGAACAGCATCAAAAAGCCTTTAATAGCTACGAAAGAATACTGTTTATTGTTCTGATTGTTGCTGCGGTTGCTGCGATATATAGCATCGCCACTGGAATTATCACCATATAA